The following are encoded in a window of Brevibacillus sp. DP1.3A genomic DNA:
- a CDS encoding DUF169 domain-containing protein yields MNAIELNQALQMYARTETFPVGVSIRKEEAALPSKAKRPVRDLGYPITICQAVGFSRRYGWSIAMNGADLSCPIAQVAFGYEEQPAFYSEGHLACGMYTDSLENGAKSELDVPKFSAEESGYYVSFPLERAEIEPDVVVIYGNAAQVMRLVAGMLYKRGGSIPSTFSSRADCADIAIKPIQTGQPQVIVPCYGDRLFAQTQDHEMAFSFHFRDAAELVEGLVGTQKGGIRYPIPSFLRYQAEFPPTYQKLAGMFGEKN; encoded by the coding sequence ATGAACGCTATCGAGCTGAATCAAGCGCTTCAAATGTATGCGAGGACTGAGACCTTTCCTGTAGGAGTTAGCATCAGAAAAGAAGAAGCCGCTCTGCCGTCAAAGGCAAAGCGACCTGTCCGTGATCTGGGTTATCCGATTACCATTTGCCAAGCTGTCGGTTTTTCAAGGCGTTATGGCTGGAGCATCGCGATGAATGGAGCCGATCTGTCCTGTCCGATCGCGCAGGTGGCTTTTGGCTATGAAGAGCAGCCAGCGTTTTATTCAGAGGGTCATCTCGCCTGTGGGATGTATACAGATTCACTGGAAAATGGGGCGAAAAGCGAGCTGGATGTTCCGAAATTTTCAGCAGAAGAAAGTGGCTACTATGTATCGTTTCCGCTGGAGCGGGCAGAGATCGAGCCAGATGTCGTCGTGATTTACGGCAATGCGGCACAGGTCATGCGATTGGTGGCGGGGATGCTGTACAAGCGCGGTGGATCGATTCCTTCCACCTTTTCCAGTCGGGCCGACTGTGCGGACATTGCCATCAAACCGATCCAGACGGGACAGCCGCAAGTGATCGTACCGTGTTATGGCGACAGATTGTTTGCCCAGACACAGGATCATGAGATGGCCTTCAGCTTTCATTTTCGCGATGCCGCCGAGCTGGTGGAGGGATTAGTCGGAACGCAAAAAGGCGGAATCCGCTACCCGATCCCGTCTTTCTTGCGTTATCAGGCAGAGTTTCCGCCGACCTATCAAAAGCTTGCGGGGATGTTTGGAGAAAAAAACTAA